Proteins encoded in a region of the Methanobacterium petrolearium genome:
- the dcd gene encoding dCTP deaminase has product MAILSDQDIKKYLEEGKIAIEPLEDPGRQIQPSSVDLRIGNEFKGFRIVRKPCIDPLDKSDLESYMESFHLDESEAFIIHPGEFALATTYEAVKLPDDLVARVEGRSSMGRLGITMHVTAGYIDPGFQGKITLEISNIGKMPVALYTGQRVCQIVFETMTSPSQRPYGHPDRDSKYMGQDKPVTSKIKQDYEIRDRKQTKLL; this is encoded by the coding sequence ATGGCTATTTTAAGTGACCAGGACATTAAAAAATATTTAGAGGAAGGCAAAATTGCTATTGAACCATTAGAAGACCCTGGAAGGCAGATACAGCCATCATCAGTAGACCTCAGGATAGGTAACGAATTTAAAGGTTTTCGAATAGTCAGGAAACCCTGTATCGACCCACTGGATAAATCAGACCTGGAATCTTACATGGAATCATTCCATCTGGATGAAAGTGAGGCCTTCATTATACATCCCGGTGAATTCGCACTTGCCACCACTTATGAAGCTGTTAAACTCCCTGATGACCTTGTTGCCCGTGTGGAGGGGCGTTCATCCATGGGACGCCTGGGAATCACCATGCACGTCACTGCAGGGTATATTGACCCTGGATTTCAGGGAAAGATCACACTGGAGATATCCAACATAGGCAAAATGCCAGTTGCACTCTACACTGGCCAGAGAGTGTGCCAAATTGTTTTTGAAACCATGACCAGCCCATCACAGCGACCTTACGGCCACCCTGATAGGGACAGTAAGTACATGGGCCAGGATAAACCAGTCACCAGTAAAATAAAACAAGATTACGAAATCAGAGATCGTAAACAAACTAAACTACTTTAA
- the glyS gene encoding glycine--tRNA ligase, producing MKNEDVMNIAKKRGFLWSSFEIYSGVAGFFDYGPLGAILKNKIMNKWRNFYIVGEGFYEIESPTIMPEEALKASGHVDHFNDPMTECKECLEVFRADHIIKDATGEEVEGLENQKLTEIISAEEIRCPRCGGHLTHVWSYNLMFQTLIGAKGKKTGYMRPETAQGIFIPFKRLLRFYRGKLPFGVVQLGKAYRNEISPRQGMIRLREFTQAEAEIFVNPADKSHPHFQDVADHVLTLYPADIQEEEGELVKITAGNAVEQGLVSSEMLTYQLCLADKFMAELGIPADVIRFRQHLKTEMAHYAIDCWDVEVYTDRYGWIEVIGIADRTDFDLKSHSDYSSEDLRVFIEYDEPRNITKTVAKPDMKKFGPLFKKDAPKIMTALKETDPDVIKRAFAEFDVYDLQLEGETYQLTPDLLSFEEVEETVRGEKIYPHVIEPSYGIDRITYSVLLHCFKQEDDRNILGLPADLAPVGANVFPLVNKDDLVLASTHIRDDLRNQGIIAELDTSGTIGRRYARSDEIGTAFAVTVDHQTLEDKTVTIRERDTQKQVRRPVTEIPDTINELLNKKINFSDLEDT from the coding sequence ATGAAGAATGAGGATGTAATGAATATTGCCAAAAAAAGAGGATTTTTATGGTCATCATTTGAGATCTACTCCGGAGTAGCCGGATTCTTTGATTACGGCCCTTTAGGTGCCATTTTGAAAAATAAGATCATGAATAAATGGCGCAATTTCTACATTGTTGGTGAAGGTTTCTATGAAATTGAATCCCCCACCATCATGCCTGAAGAGGCACTCAAGGCCTCAGGACACGTGGATCACTTTAACGATCCCATGACCGAATGTAAAGAATGTTTAGAGGTTTTCAGAGCAGATCATATTATTAAAGATGCCACTGGAGAAGAAGTTGAGGGTCTGGAGAATCAGAAGCTCACTGAAATCATATCTGCAGAAGAAATCCGCTGCCCCCGCTGTGGAGGTCACTTAACCCATGTTTGGAGTTATAATCTCATGTTCCAAACTCTTATAGGTGCTAAAGGCAAAAAAACTGGTTACATGCGTCCTGAAACCGCTCAGGGAATATTCATACCTTTCAAGAGGTTGTTAAGGTTTTACCGTGGCAAACTACCATTTGGGGTTGTTCAGCTGGGTAAAGCTTACCGGAATGAGATTTCACCACGCCAGGGAATGATCAGGCTCAGAGAGTTCACCCAGGCTGAAGCCGAGATCTTCGTCAACCCTGCAGATAAAAGTCACCCCCATTTCCAGGATGTGGCAGATCATGTTTTAACCCTTTATCCTGCAGATATCCAGGAGGAAGAAGGGGAATTAGTTAAGATTACCGCCGGAAATGCAGTAGAACAAGGTTTAGTTTCCAGTGAAATGTTAACTTACCAGTTATGCCTGGCTGACAAGTTTATGGCAGAACTGGGAATACCTGCCGATGTGATAAGGTTCCGTCAACATCTTAAAACAGAGATGGCCCATTATGCCATTGATTGCTGGGATGTTGAAGTTTACACGGATCGTTATGGTTGGATCGAGGTTATTGGAATTGCTGACCGAACTGATTTTGATCTGAAATCCCACAGTGACTACAGCAGCGAAGATCTGCGTGTTTTCATAGAATATGATGAACCCAGAAACATTACCAAAACTGTGGCAAAACCGGATATGAAGAAATTCGGACCCCTTTTCAAGAAGGATGCTCCTAAAATCATGACTGCCCTTAAAGAAACTGATCCCGATGTTATTAAAAGGGCGTTTGCAGAATTTGATGTTTATGATCTGCAACTGGAAGGTGAAACTTACCAGTTAACACCTGATTTGCTGTCCTTTGAGGAGGTTGAAGAAACAGTTAGGGGTGAAAAGATATATCCTCATGTTATTGAACCATCGTATGGTATTGACCGTATAACTTACTCTGTGCTTCTTCACTGTTTCAAACAGGAAGATGACCGGAACATATTAGGTTTACCAGCGGATCTTGCCCCTGTAGGAGCAAATGTCTTCCCCTTGGTGAACAAAGATGATTTGGTGCTGGCATCAACACACATAAGGGATGATCTGCGCAACCAGGGTATAATTGCAGAGCTGGACACCTCTGGAACCATAGGCCGTAGGTATGCACGTTCTGATGAGATTGGTACGGCCTTTGCTGTTACAGTGGATCATCAAACACTGGAAGATAAGACCGTGACCATCAGAGAAAGAGACACCCAAAAACAGGTACGTAGACCAGTAACTGAAATTCCAGATACAATTAACGAACTGTTGAATAAAAAAATAAATTTCAGTGACCTTGAAGACACCTAA
- a CDS encoding TatD family hydrolase, translated as MIDAHIHADCRPYEDFGDMAVAGIEYALTLAHDPMRMSTSAVVLDHFHRILENDFSRAEKNGLTLKAALGLHPRSICPDYDVVLEKLPDFLNQDEVIALGEVGLESASELEQEVFRTQLLMAEDMGMKVTVHTPRRNKREVTIKTLSVINETIDPARVVVDHVDPSIIDLMADFDGMLGVTVQPQKMTPLEAVHLLDETFEEYGAERFMLDSDMSSSPSDPLSVPKTIHQLKLAGWDDKKIKKVSHDNAAAFYGF; from the coding sequence ATGATAGATGCCCATATACATGCTGATTGCAGACCCTACGAAGATTTTGGGGATATGGCGGTTGCAGGGATTGAATATGCCCTTACACTTGCCCATGATCCCATGAGGATGAGCACCTCGGCTGTGGTGCTGGATCACTTCCATCGAATACTTGAAAATGATTTTTCAAGGGCTGAAAAGAATGGTTTAACCTTGAAGGCAGCCTTGGGTCTGCATCCTCGAAGTATTTGTCCTGATTATGATGTGGTACTTGAAAAACTCCCCGATTTCCTGAATCAAGACGAAGTGATTGCTCTGGGTGAAGTTGGACTGGAAAGTGCTTCTGAACTTGAACAAGAAGTTTTTAGGACACAACTTCTAATGGCAGAGGATATGGGGATGAAAGTAACCGTTCACACCCCTCGCAGAAACAAAAGGGAAGTTACCATTAAAACTCTTTCTGTAATCAACGAAACCATCGATCCAGCCCGGGTAGTGGTGGATCATGTGGATCCATCCATCATTGATCTCATGGCAGATTTTGATGGGATGCTGGGAGTTACTGTGCAGCCACAGAAGATGACTCCCTTAGAAGCAGTTCATCTTTTGGATGAAACATTTGAAGAATACGGTGCTGAAAGGTTTATGTTAGATAGTGACATGAGTTCTTCACCTTCTGATCCATTGTCGGTTCCTAAAACAATTCACCAACTGAAATTAGCTGGTTGGGATGATAAAAAGATAAAAAAAGTATCCCATGATAATGCCGCTGCTTTTTACGGTTTTTAA
- a CDS encoding carbohydrate kinase family protein, with translation MTTHFDLSCLGTCNIDFISKVPFFAQAEEEVNIENLHIFLGGSAFNFTSRISSLGIKTAIMARVGEDCFGELFSTELNHLNVDTSQLLVVGAKTGMAFINIDDEAKKSLYSYTGANADFKLEKNDIKLIKNSNLLHITGMYREVVEEASKHTEKLSFNPGPVTSSFGMKKLKNTLKRTQILFLNQKEVTLLTGMEWEEGSSFLVDRGIPMVVVTNGREGARLFTEKNVIFSPAKTVPTIDTTGAGDNFAAGFITSYIRGEKPEDCLKFANHIASLCVQKMGGSTSGKIDLSSCSNVNPN, from the coding sequence ATGACCACCCACTTTGATCTGTCCTGTCTGGGAACGTGTAATATTGATTTTATAAGCAAAGTGCCTTTTTTCGCACAAGCTGAGGAAGAAGTGAACATAGAAAATTTGCATATTTTTTTAGGTGGTTCAGCTTTCAATTTCACCTCAAGAATCTCCTCTCTTGGAATTAAAACAGCCATCATGGCAAGAGTGGGAGAAGACTGTTTCGGTGAACTGTTTTCAACCGAACTTAACCACTTAAATGTTGATACCAGCCAACTCCTGGTTGTGGGTGCTAAAACTGGAATGGCATTTATAAATATTGATGATGAGGCTAAAAAATCATTATACAGCTATACTGGCGCAAATGCGGATTTTAAATTAGAAAAAAATGACATAAAACTTATCAAGAATTCCAATCTCTTGCATATCACTGGAATGTATCGTGAAGTGGTTGAAGAAGCTTCAAAACATACAGAAAAATTATCTTTCAACCCTGGACCTGTCACATCCTCTTTTGGAATGAAAAAGCTGAAAAACACCCTTAAAAGAACTCAAATACTTTTTTTAAACCAGAAAGAAGTCACCCTTTTAACTGGGATGGAATGGGAAGAGGGAAGTTCCTTTCTGGTGGATCGGGGCATTCCCATGGTTGTGGTGACCAATGGCAGGGAAGGGGCCAGACTGTTCACTGAAAAAAACGTCATATTTTCACCAGCAAAGACAGTGCCCACCATTGACACTACTGGGGCAGGGGACAATTTCGCAGCTGGCTTTATCACATCATATATCCGTGGTGAAAAACCAGAAGATTGTCTGAAATTTGCCAATCATATTGCATCGTTATGTGTGCAAAAGATGGGAGGTTCAACATCCGGAAAAATTGACTTGTCATCCTGTTCTAATGTAAACCCTAATTAA
- the minD gene encoding cell division ATPase MinD, with protein MSRFIALASGKGGVGRTSLTFNLGVALSLFGEEVVMLDMDLMMSNMDVITGLLNPDVTLHDVLMRDKALQDCVYQVNQGALVIPTGMHFETLKTINPNYVSWKRIMEEVSSYGNIFLMDLPSGINSNIFEALPEDTEAILVTNSTMPAVADALKIRILLNELNIEILGFILNMWYDDTFLLSVNEIESILEVPMIAVISYDREMERSIALGSSVMELNPSSPISNEIMQLAADLVGKTYKPVQPDKEGVIERIKKFVGILPENK; from the coding sequence ATGTCCAGGTTTATCGCACTAGCATCAGGAAAAGGAGGAGTAGGAAGAACTTCACTCACTTTTAACTTAGGAGTAGCACTAAGCCTTTTCGGTGAAGAAGTAGTTATGCTGGATATGGATCTGATGATGTCCAACATGGATGTAATAACCGGACTTTTAAATCCAGATGTAACCCTTCACGATGTTTTAATGCGTGACAAGGCCCTCCAAGACTGCGTATACCAGGTAAATCAAGGGGCACTTGTAATTCCAACCGGAATGCATTTTGAAACCCTTAAAACCATCAATCCTAACTATGTGTCCTGGAAACGGATAATGGAAGAAGTTTCCTCCTATGGTAACATATTCCTTATGGATCTCCCCTCAGGGATAAACTCAAACATATTTGAAGCGCTACCCGAAGATACTGAAGCAATACTGGTCACTAATTCTACAATGCCAGCAGTAGCCGATGCTTTAAAAATAAGAATACTCTTAAACGAACTTAATATCGAAATTTTAGGATTCATTCTGAACATGTGGTATGATGATACCTTCCTACTCAGTGTAAATGAAATAGAATCCATACTGGAAGTTCCAATGATAGCAGTCATTTCCTATGACCGGGAAATGGAACGTTCCATAGCCTTAGGGAGTTCAGTGATGGAATTAAATCCTTCATCCCCCATCAGCAACGAAATCATGCAATTAGCAGCAGATCTGGTTGGAAAAACATACAAACCGGTTCAACCTGATAAAGAAGGTGTCATAGAACGAATAAAGAAATTTGTAGGAATTCTACCTGAAAATAAATGA
- the minD gene encoding cell division ATPase MinD produces MTRVITVASGKGGVGKTTITANLGVSLATYGEEVIVLDADVAMANLELILGMEGKSVTLHDVLSGEADIEEAIYEGPGGVKVVPAGISLEGLRKIKMDRLENALEILIESADILLIDAPAGLEKDALAAIAAAQEMILVTTPEVPSISDALKTKIIANRLGVDILGVVINREQHDKTFLTISEIETILEVPVIAVVPEDTEVSRAAAFGEPLVVKNPKSPTSNAIMQLGADLIGEEYQPIEPDKKGVISKLVEGLLGRR; encoded by the coding sequence ATGACACGAGTAATAACAGTTGCATCAGGGAAGGGTGGAGTAGGAAAAACAACAATCACAGCAAATTTAGGAGTTTCCCTGGCTACTTATGGAGAAGAAGTAATAGTTCTGGATGCAGATGTGGCAATGGCTAACCTGGAACTGATACTGGGTATGGAAGGCAAATCCGTTACTTTACATGATGTTCTTTCAGGTGAAGCAGATATTGAAGAAGCCATCTATGAGGGACCCGGCGGAGTCAAAGTGGTACCTGCAGGAATATCACTGGAAGGTCTCAGAAAAATCAAAATGGATCGCCTGGAAAATGCCCTGGAAATACTAATTGAAAGTGCAGATATACTGTTAATCGATGCTCCTGCTGGACTGGAAAAGGATGCACTGGCAGCCATAGCCGCAGCCCAGGAAATGATACTGGTCACCACTCCTGAGGTACCTTCCATCAGCGATGCCTTGAAAACCAAAATCATAGCCAACCGCCTGGGAGTGGACATATTAGGAGTGGTAATAAATAGGGAACAACACGACAAGACATTCCTCACCATCAGCGAAATAGAAACCATCCTGGAAGTGCCGGTAATTGCTGTGGTGCCTGAAGACACTGAAGTCAGCCGAGCAGCAGCTTTCGGAGAACCTTTAGTTGTAAAAAATCCTAAATCCCCAACCAGCAATGCAATCATGCAGCTGGGAGCAGATCTTATTGGTGAAGAGTACCAGCCAATTGAACCAGACAAAAAAGGAGTCATATCCAAATTGGTTGAAGGTCTACTGGGAAGGAGATAA
- a CDS encoding DUF2226 domain-containing protein — protein MEMPITKPSMVSYADELDFHKLVEDLAKESKNGFIRVTSGSEEGYILFKAGKQVAASYENYSKLEALEKINSSSEAPNTVIEVFDIGPAQVDYLLDLNKPYKIEEGTNVYDVIGELKKTPTETPEEPQPEVAEPEIEEPVVKESESVETEVNEPETAEPEVKESEVAEPEIKESEVAEPEAAEPVVKESEAVEPEIKESDVAESEVAEPEVKESEGASETTTNKAEDASDEKEVVDESDDTEAVKTHSTVKKPVKQSESLEASLKDEEPESGEYTTSSESIESSLKDEELEAEEDPESSESVEAEEAPIDRSELLKKYGIKDVEEEQVEDLLQTYKGGIIDDDDVEKVELVLMNLIKKSVLGIPKIKGTEVMVFLDNYKELTGTINIITEYETQGFFNRIMGQSRTASNLRRQIINIAEIAIRKSFRQYPEVVDKFEINVEFS, from the coding sequence ATGGAAATGCCCATAACCAAACCTTCAATGGTTTCATACGCTGATGAGCTGGATTTCCATAAATTAGTGGAAGATCTGGCCAAGGAAAGCAAAAATGGATTCATCAGAGTTACTTCAGGTTCAGAAGAGGGTTATATTCTCTTTAAAGCAGGAAAACAGGTAGCAGCTTCTTATGAAAATTATTCTAAGTTAGAAGCTCTTGAAAAAATAAATTCCTCCAGTGAAGCTCCCAATACAGTTATTGAAGTATTTGATATTGGACCTGCACAGGTAGATTACCTTCTGGATCTCAACAAGCCCTATAAAATCGAAGAAGGTACTAATGTTTATGATGTAATAGGTGAGTTAAAGAAAACTCCAACAGAAACTCCTGAAGAACCTCAACCCGAGGTTGCAGAGCCTGAAATTGAAGAACCTGTGGTAAAAGAATCTGAATCTGTAGAAACTGAGGTTAATGAGCCTGAAACTGCAGAACCAGAGGTAAAAGAGTCTGAAGTTGCAGAACCCGAAATTAAGGAGTCTGAAGTTGCAGAACCTGAGGCTGCAGAACCTGTGGTGAAAGAGTCTGAAGCTGTAGAACCAGAAATTAAGGAGTCTGATGTTGCAGAATCTGAGGTTGCAGAGCCGGAAGTTAAAGAATCTGAAGGCGCATCTGAGACTACTACAAACAAAGCTGAAGATGCATCAGATGAAAAAGAAGTTGTTGATGAATCGGATGACACTGAAGCAGTAAAAACTCATTCAACTGTTAAAAAGCCAGTAAAACAATCAGAATCTCTTGAAGCTTCTCTTAAAGATGAAGAACCTGAATCTGGGGAATATACAACATCTTCAGAGTCCATTGAATCCTCTCTAAAGGATGAAGAACTCGAAGCTGAAGAAGATCCAGAATCCTCAGAATCTGTTGAAGCCGAAGAAGCACCCATAGACCGTTCAGAACTTCTTAAAAAGTATGGTATTAAAGACGTTGAAGAAGAACAAGTAGAAGATTTGCTTCAAACATATAAAGGCGGAATTATTGACGACGACGATGTGGAAAAGGTGGAATTAGTCCTCATGAATCTCATCAAAAAATCAGTTCTGGGAATTCCCAAAATAAAGGGAACTGAGGTCATGGTGTTCCTTGACAATTACAAAGAACTAACAGGAACCATAAACATAATCACAGAATACGAAACTCAAGGTTTTTTCAACAGGATCATGGGTCAATCCCGAACTGCAAGTAATCTCAGAAGACAGATAATCAACATCGCCGAAATTGCCATTAGAAAGAGTTTTAGACAGTATCCTGAAGTTGTGGATAAATTTGAAATTAATGTAGAATTCAGTTAA
- the sepF gene encoding cell division protein SepF, producing MKDIMDYLKKNLGLEEEVGKEDQDTIIVPEHSFYEIVLMKVQNIDEFDYALSQVLNEKNPIIMDMSILEKDSPNDFKLAGEKLKSFRDNNGGEAILLCKNGRNIIIITPAEIKLIRK from the coding sequence ATGAAGGACATAATGGATTATTTAAAGAAAAACCTTGGCTTGGAAGAAGAGGTAGGGAAAGAGGATCAGGATACCATAATAGTACCGGAACATTCATTTTATGAAATAGTATTAATGAAGGTTCAAAACATCGATGAATTTGATTACGCTCTCAGTCAAGTTTTGAATGAGAAAAATCCCATTATCATGGACATGAGCATCCTTGAAAAGGATTCTCCCAATGATTTTAAGTTAGCAGGGGAAAAATTAAAATCGTTCCGTGACAATAATGGTGGAGAAGCCATTTTATTATGTAAAAATGGTAGGAATATTATTATAATCACCCCTGCAGAAATAAAACTTATCAGAAAGTAA
- a CDS encoding DUF1611 domain-containing protein codes for MYFVASVRELQELNPFIIVGCGGGGEKFANFSGIESVGFIDDNKQKQGKTFCGNIISSDLPNLVENTNARSVAIMLPIGAEGSALKYAVQAIDLGLNVVSSFRSLPLHRNQSLLEFAKSKNVQLKEISPRLDVVRSVMGSAPTTCTEVLPKLDYKPKTPVVFVGGTSQECGKRTTTRILGKTAQEHGLNSVVISTDEMGLEQPVDLNFRAGSLSVMDVASAVMGSVRYLEEEKNPDIIFVEGQSSLTERGNPHPRGLSAAILVGAQPDATIVCHRFNHPYRYPVGISQEIKAIEAMEPTKVVGISLNLRNFTEDKSRTDLFAECEKKYMLPTADIFQGGASILLDAITEYIGIGDVEK; via the coding sequence TTGTATTTTGTGGCTTCTGTAAGAGAATTGCAAGAACTCAATCCATTTATTATCGTTGGATGCGGTGGAGGTGGCGAAAAATTCGCTAATTTTAGTGGAATTGAATCTGTTGGGTTTATAGATGATAATAAACAAAAACAGGGTAAAACATTTTGTGGTAATATTATTTCATCGGATCTACCTAATTTAGTTGAGAATACCAATGCCCGCAGTGTGGCTATAATGCTGCCAATTGGGGCTGAAGGATCCGCTCTTAAATACGCAGTCCAAGCCATTGATCTTGGCCTAAATGTGGTTAGTTCTTTTAGATCTCTTCCATTACATAGAAATCAGTCTTTATTAGAATTCGCTAAGTCAAAAAATGTCCAGTTAAAGGAGATAAGTCCCAGACTTGATGTGGTAAGATCAGTTATGGGTTCAGCCCCTACCACCTGCACTGAAGTTCTTCCTAAACTTGATTATAAACCGAAAACTCCAGTTGTTTTTGTGGGAGGAACATCTCAGGAATGTGGTAAGAGAACTACCACACGAATTTTAGGGAAAACAGCACAAGAACATGGATTAAATTCAGTTGTTATATCTACCGATGAAATGGGTTTGGAACAGCCAGTTGACCTGAATTTCAGGGCAGGTAGTTTATCGGTTATGGATGTTGCTTCTGCAGTTATGGGCAGTGTAAGATATCTTGAAGAAGAGAAAAATCCGGATATCATATTTGTGGAAGGGCAGTCCAGTCTAACTGAAAGGGGAAACCCCCATCCCAGAGGTTTGTCAGCAGCTATTCTGGTGGGTGCTCAGCCGGATGCTACAATTGTTTGCCATCGTTTCAACCACCCCTACCGTTATCCTGTGGGAATCAGTCAAGAGATCAAAGCTATAGAAGCAATGGAGCCCACTAAGGTTGTGGGAATTTCCCTGAATTTAAGGAATTTCACAGAAGATAAATCAAGGACCGATCTTTTTGCAGAATGCGAGAAAAAATATATGCTTCCTACTGCAGATATTTTTCAGGGTGGAGCGTCAATCTTATTAGATGCAATAACTGAATATATAGGTATAGGGGACGTTGAAAAATGA
- a CDS encoding roadblock/LC7 domain-containing protein, with product MIERILKDLGRINGVSGSLVVGKDGLIIESEVPTDIDSELVAAMASAVFGTAERSAEEMKHDPLQQVMIEGNKGKTLMIDAGEGILVVIADVDINLGLIRIEMRRSAERVVEFLS from the coding sequence ATGATAGAAAGAATACTTAAAGATTTAGGCAGGATAAATGGGGTAAGTGGATCTCTGGTGGTTGGTAAAGATGGTTTAATTATTGAAAGTGAAGTTCCAACTGACATAGATTCCGAACTGGTAGCTGCAATGGCATCTGCTGTTTTTGGTACAGCAGAACGTTCAGCAGAAGAAATGAAACACGACCCACTTCAACAAGTGATGATCGAGGGTAATAAAGGTAAAACCCTGATGATCGATGCTGGTGAAGGTATATTAGTTGTGATCGCAGACGTAGATATTAATCTTGGTCTCATCAGGATCGAAATGCGTCGCAGTGCTGAACGTGTTGTGGAGTTCCTATCCTAA
- a CDS encoding 3H domain-containing protein, with protein sequence MRKPCVILIGSSSGIGKSTIASELAKELGIKHLIETDFIREIVRGIIGPDYAPALHKSSFDAYVTLKNKQRYDGNTANLISAGFEEHASFVIPAIEKVIKRAVDDYDDLVIEGVHLVPGLLDVEKFKKDASIHFFVLTADEEVHKERFVKRAMKIKRGGKHLEYFKENRIINNYLVKQALENRVPVINNITIEDTKRRMLTLIKEICKEMIFRHSVDQLDVETDIILNKYGGRIMDVSYFLPGFSEPLKRKVNVYNPVEAKRFIKLLDENPKRKKDLEGLYELSGNIHRHKICAPDEKSLQSMIEELKEKGLLYHPDEELKDVELY encoded by the coding sequence CTGAGAAAACCTTGCGTCATACTCATTGGAAGTTCTTCTGGGATTGGAAAATCAACCATCGCTTCTGAGTTAGCTAAAGAGCTGGGCATTAAACATCTTATTGAAACCGACTTCATTCGGGAAATAGTACGCGGTATCATAGGACCAGACTATGCTCCTGCTTTACATAAGTCATCATTCGATGCATATGTTACTTTAAAAAATAAACAACGCTATGATGGCAACACTGCGAATTTAATAAGTGCTGGTTTTGAAGAACACGCTTCTTTTGTTATTCCTGCCATTGAAAAGGTTATTAAAAGGGCCGTTGATGACTACGATGATCTGGTAATTGAAGGAGTACACCTGGTTCCTGGACTTCTGGATGTGGAAAAATTCAAAAAAGACGCATCTATCCACTTCTTCGTGCTAACTGCAGATGAAGAAGTGCACAAAGAGAGATTCGTGAAGAGGGCTATGAAGATAAAAAGGGGCGGGAAACATCTGGAATATTTCAAAGAAAATCGTATTATTAATAATTATCTTGTTAAACAGGCACTGGAAAACCGCGTTCCTGTCATCAACAATATCACCATTGAGGATACCAAAAGAAGAATGTTAACTTTGATTAAAGAGATCTGTAAAGAAATGATCTTCCGTCATTCTGTTGACCAGTTAGATGTTGAAACTGATATCATCCTTAACAAATATGGTGGTCGTATAATGGATGTTTCATATTTCCTTCCTGGTTTTAGCGAACCTTTAAAAAGAAAAGTAAACGTTTACAACCCGGTAGAGGCTAAAAGATTTATTAAACTTCTTGACGAAAACCCTAAACGGAAAAAAGATTTAGAAGGACTTTACGAACTTTCAGGGAATATCCATCGCCATAAAATCTGCGCCCCCGATGAAAAAAGCCTCCAATCCATGATAGAAGAGTTAAAGGAGAAGGGGTTGCTTTATCATCCTGATGAAGAATTGAAAGATGTTGAATTGTATTAG
- a CDS encoding ZPR1 zinc finger domain-containing protein — protein MLSDCPICKQQKCMEVTTKTEKIPYFGEIMESTLFCHKCGYKHADAICIEKKDPVKYTLTIGKDNLNARVVKSQTTTITIPELGLKVEPGPQSQGYVSNVEGVLNRFIKAVQTALSWAEDEHAQKNALHILESIQEVKNGQKQVALIVEDPFGHSIIIHEDALKGELSAEEIETLETGFITFENKDLENDDEKGEDQK, from the coding sequence ATGCTTTCCGACTGTCCCATATGTAAACAACAAAAATGTATGGAAGTCACCACCAAAACTGAAAAAATTCCCTACTTCGGGGAAATAATGGAATCAACCCTTTTTTGCCATAAATGTGGCTATAAACATGCAGATGCCATCTGTATTGAAAAAAAAGATCCTGTAAAGTACACCCTTACCATTGGCAAAGATAACTTGAATGCCAGGGTAGTAAAATCACAGACAACCACCATCACCATACCTGAACTGGGACTTAAAGTGGAACCCGGCCCCCAATCCCAGGGATATGTTTCCAATGTGGAAGGAGTCTTAAATCGTTTTATAAAAGCTGTTCAAACTGCTTTATCATGGGCAGAGGATGAACATGCCCAAAAGAATGCACTTCACATCTTAGAATCTATCCAGGAAGTTAAAAATGGTCAAAAACAGGTTGCGTTAATAGTTGAAGATCCCTTTGGTCATAGCATTATCATACATGAGGATGCTTTGAAGGGTGAATTAAGTGCAGAAGAAATTGAAACATTAGAAACTGGTTTTATCACCTTTGAAAACAAGGACCTAGAAAATGATGATGAAAAAGGTGAAGATCAAAAATAA